From one Lemur catta isolate mLemCat1 chromosome 5, mLemCat1.pri, whole genome shotgun sequence genomic stretch:
- the MAT2B gene encoding methionine adenosyltransferase 2 subunit beta isoform X2, with protein MPEMPEDMEQEEVNIPNRRVLVTGATGLLGRAVFKEFQQNNWHAVGCGFRRARPKFEQVNLLDSNAVHHIIHDFQPHVIVHCAAERRPDVVENQPDAASRLNVDASGNLAKEAAAVGAFLIYISSDYVFDGTNPPYREEDIPSPLNLYGKTKLEGEKAVLENNLGAAVLRIPILYGEVEKLEESAVTVMFDKVQFSNKSANMDHWQQRFPTHVKDVATVCRQLAEKRMLDPSIKGTFHWSGNEQMTKYEMACAIADAFNLPSSHLRPITDSPVLGAQRPRNAQLDCSKLETLGIGQRTPFRIGIKESLWPFLIDKRWRQTVFH; from the exons ATGCCTGAAATGCCGGAGGACATGGAACAG GAGGAAGTTAACATCCCCAATAGGCGGGTTCTGGTTACTGGTGCCACTGGGCTTCTTGGCAGAGCTGTATTCAAAGAATTTCAGCAGAATAATTGGCATGCCGTTGGCTGTGGTTTTAGAAGAGCAAGACCAAAATTTGAACAGGTTAATCTTTTGGATTCTAATGCAGTTCATCACATCATTCATGATTTTCAG CCCCATGTCATAGTACATTGTGCAGCAGAGAGAAGACCAGATGTTGTAGAAAATCAGCCAGATGCTGCTTCTCGACTTAATGTGGATGCTTCTGGGAATTTAGCAAAGGAAGCAG ctgcAGTTGGAGCATTTCTCATCTACATCAGCTCAGATTATGTATTTGATGGAACAAATCCACCTTATAGAGAGGAAGACATACCGAGTCCCCTAAATTTGTATGGCAAAACAAAATTAGAAGGAGAAAAGGCTGTCCTGGAGAACAATTTAG GAGCTGCTGTTTTGAGGATTCCTATTCTGTATGGGGAAGTTGAGAAGCTTGAAGAAAGTGCTGTGACTGTTATGTTTGATAAAGTGCAGTTCAGTAACAAGTCAGCAAATATGGACCACTGGCAGCAGAGGTTCCCCACACACGTCAAAGATGTAGCTACTGTGTGTCGGCAGCTGGCAGAGAAGAGGATGCTG GATCCATCAATTAAGGGAACCTTTCACTGGTCTGGCAATGAACAGATGACTAAGTATGAAATGGCATGTGCAATTGCAGATGCCTTCAATCTCCCCAGCAGTCACTTAAGACCT attacTGACAGCCCTGTCCTAGGAGCACAGCGTCCAAGAAATGCTCAGCTTGACTGCTCCAAATTAGAGACCCTGGGCATTGGCCAGCGAACACCATTTCGAATTGGAATCAAAGAATCACTTTGGCCTTTTCTCATTGACAAGAGATGGAGACAAACAGTCTTTCATTAG
- the MAT2B gene encoding methionine adenosyltransferase 2 subunit beta isoform X1 codes for MVGRQKELSIHFVPGSCRLVEEEVNIPNRRVLVTGATGLLGRAVFKEFQQNNWHAVGCGFRRARPKFEQVNLLDSNAVHHIIHDFQPHVIVHCAAERRPDVVENQPDAASRLNVDASGNLAKEAAAVGAFLIYISSDYVFDGTNPPYREEDIPSPLNLYGKTKLEGEKAVLENNLGAAVLRIPILYGEVEKLEESAVTVMFDKVQFSNKSANMDHWQQRFPTHVKDVATVCRQLAEKRMLDPSIKGTFHWSGNEQMTKYEMACAIADAFNLPSSHLRPITDSPVLGAQRPRNAQLDCSKLETLGIGQRTPFRIGIKESLWPFLIDKRWRQTVFH; via the exons ATGGTGGGGCGGCAGAAAGAGCTTTCCATCCACTTTGTTCCCGGAAGCTGCCGGCTAGTGGAG GAGGAAGTTAACATCCCCAATAGGCGGGTTCTGGTTACTGGTGCCACTGGGCTTCTTGGCAGAGCTGTATTCAAAGAATTTCAGCAGAATAATTGGCATGCCGTTGGCTGTGGTTTTAGAAGAGCAAGACCAAAATTTGAACAGGTTAATCTTTTGGATTCTAATGCAGTTCATCACATCATTCATGATTTTCAG CCCCATGTCATAGTACATTGTGCAGCAGAGAGAAGACCAGATGTTGTAGAAAATCAGCCAGATGCTGCTTCTCGACTTAATGTGGATGCTTCTGGGAATTTAGCAAAGGAAGCAG ctgcAGTTGGAGCATTTCTCATCTACATCAGCTCAGATTATGTATTTGATGGAACAAATCCACCTTATAGAGAGGAAGACATACCGAGTCCCCTAAATTTGTATGGCAAAACAAAATTAGAAGGAGAAAAGGCTGTCCTGGAGAACAATTTAG GAGCTGCTGTTTTGAGGATTCCTATTCTGTATGGGGAAGTTGAGAAGCTTGAAGAAAGTGCTGTGACTGTTATGTTTGATAAAGTGCAGTTCAGTAACAAGTCAGCAAATATGGACCACTGGCAGCAGAGGTTCCCCACACACGTCAAAGATGTAGCTACTGTGTGTCGGCAGCTGGCAGAGAAGAGGATGCTG GATCCATCAATTAAGGGAACCTTTCACTGGTCTGGCAATGAACAGATGACTAAGTATGAAATGGCATGTGCAATTGCAGATGCCTTCAATCTCCCCAGCAGTCACTTAAGACCT attacTGACAGCCCTGTCCTAGGAGCACAGCGTCCAAGAAATGCTCAGCTTGACTGCTCCAAATTAGAGACCCTGGGCATTGGCCAGCGAACACCATTTCGAATTGGAATCAAAGAATCACTTTGGCCTTTTCTCATTGACAAGAGATGGAGACAAACAGTCTTTCATTAG